A window of Bacteroidales bacterium contains these coding sequences:
- the gldA gene encoding gliding motility-associated ABC transporter ATP-binding subunit GldA yields the protein MSIKVDNITKLYGEQKALDNVSFKIDAGEIVGLVGPNGAGKSTMMKIITCYLPQTSGTASVCGFDVVENPIEVKRKVGYLPEHNPLYLDMYIREYLEFIAGIHKMGKKSKERVSEMINLTGLDVEKGKKIGALSKGYRQRVGLAQALIHEPEVLILDEPTSGLDPNQIIDIRNLIKKIGKAKTVLFSTHIMQEVEAICDKVIVIDKGKIVANKTTVEMHKINEDYVSISIELGSPVNKSLLKEIPGIIEVININSNIWNVKANKEPDIRPEIFKFAVKHNITVLSMKEEEQSLEETFQKLTKNKS from the coding sequence ATGTCAATAAAGGTCGATAATATTACGAAGCTGTATGGCGAACAAAAAGCATTGGATAATGTTTCATTTAAAATTGATGCCGGAGAAATTGTTGGATTGGTAGGACCTAACGGAGCAGGTAAATCGACCATGATGAAAATCATCACATGCTATCTGCCACAAACATCAGGAACAGCTTCTGTTTGCGGCTTTGATGTAGTTGAAAACCCAATTGAAGTAAAAAGAAAAGTAGGGTACCTTCCTGAACATAATCCTTTATACCTTGATATGTATATAAGGGAATATCTTGAATTCATTGCAGGAATACATAAGATGGGGAAAAAGTCAAAAGAACGTGTTTCAGAAATGATCAACCTTACCGGGCTTGATGTAGAAAAGGGAAAAAAGATCGGAGCGCTTTCAAAAGGATACCGCCAGCGTGTAGGTCTTGCCCAGGCACTTATTCATGAACCCGAAGTGCTTATCCTGGATGAACCTACTTCAGGTCTTGACCCTAACCAGATAATAGATATCAGAAATCTTATAAAAAAAATTGGTAAAGCAAAAACCGTTTTGTTTTCTACACATATAATGCAGGAAGTAGAAGCTATTTGCGATAAAGTAATTGTTATTGACAAAGGAAAAATTGTTGCGAATAAAACTACTGTTGAAATGCACAAGATCAATGAAGATTATGTAAGTATTTCGATTGAGTTAGGCAGCCCTGTAAATAAATCGCTGCTGAAAGAAATCCCGGGAATTATAGAAGTAATAAATATTAACAGCAATATATGGAATGTTAAAGCAAATAAAGAACCCGATATTCGCCCGGAGATTTTTAAGTTTGCTGTTAAGCATAATATTACTGTCCTTTCAATGAAAGAAGAAGAACAATCGCTTGAAGAAACTTTCCAGAAGCTTACAAAAAATAAATCGTAA